The Streptomyces sp. RKND-216 genomic sequence CTCAGGGGGGTGATCTCGCTGGGTTTGAGCACGAAGGTGTTGCCCGCGGCCAGCGCAGGGGCGATCTTCCAGCTCGCCTGGAGCAGCGGGAAGTTCCAGGGGGTGATCATGGCGCAGACGCCGACCGGTTCGTGCACGACGACGCTGTGCACGTCGGGGCTGCCCGCGTCGACCACCCGGCCGGCAGAGTTCGACACCAGGTCCGCGAAGTAACGGAAGGCGGAGGTGACGTCGTCGACGTCGACCCGGCCCTCCTCCAGGGTCTTGCCCGCGTCGCGGGACTCCAGAAGGGCGATCTCCTCCCGGTCGCGCTGGAGCAGCTCGGCGACCCGGCGCAGCAGCGCCGCCCGCTCGGCGACCGGGGAGTGCGGCCAGGGGCCGGCGTCGAAGGCGCGGCGGGCGGCCGCGACTGCGGCGTCCGTGTCGGCTGCGTCACCGTCGGCGACGACGGCGAGGACGGTGGCGTCCGCGGGGTCGAGGATCTCCCTCGTGCCTCCGGCTGCGGCGCTGCGCCACTCGCCGTCGACATGGATGCTGTCGGTTACGGACACCGTGTGTACTGCCTTCCCCTGTGCGAGATGTGCCTGGCCGCCCGCCGGACGTGCACGCGCAGGGAGGCGTGCGCCGGGGGCGTGCGGCCAACCTCGAACCCTGCCCCGTTCCTCCGTTCTCATGTCTGCGGGCGTGCGAGAAGTGGGGTTCCTCACCCGTAACCGGAGGTTACGGGTGCACGTGGCCCTGTGGCCGGGTCTCGGCGGGTACGCCGACGGCCCCCGGCGGGATGCCGGGGGCCGTGAGGCAGAACAGGCCGGGCTCAGAACAGGCGGGGCTCAGAGCAGGCCGAGGCCGCGGACGGCCTCGCGCTCGTCCGCCAGCTCCTGGACGGAGGCGTCGATCCGGGCCCGCGAGAAGTCGTTGACCTCCAGGCCCTGCACGATCTCGTAGGTCCCGCCGGAGCAGGTGACCGGGAAGGACGAGATGAGCCCCTCGGGCACCCCGTAGGAGCCGTCGGACGGGATGCCCATGGAGGTCCAGTCGCCGTCCGGGGTGCCGTTGACCCAGGTGTGGACGTGGTCGATGGCCGCGTTGGCGGCCGAGGCGGCGGAGGAGGCGCCGCGGGCGTCGATGATGGCTGCGCCGCGCTTGGCGACCGTCGGGATGAAGTCGTCGGCCAGCCACTTCTCGTCGCCCACGGCCTCGGCGGCGTTCTTGCCCGCGACCTCGGCGTGGAAGATGTCCGGGTACTGGGTCGCGGAGTGGTTGCCCCAGATGGTGAGCTTCCGGATCTCCGAGACCGGCGCGCCGGTCTTCTTCGCCAGCTGCGAGAGGGCGCGGTTGTGGTCCAGGCGCGTCATGGCGGTGAAACGCTCGGCCGGCACGTCCGGCGCGGCGGCCTGGGCGATGAGCGCGTTGGTGTTGGCCGGGTTGCCCACGACGAGCACCTTGACGTCGTCCGCCGCGTGATCGTTGATGGCCTTGCCCTGCGGCTTGAAGATGCCGCCGTTGGCCTCCAGCAGGTCGCCGCGCTCCATGCCCTTCGTACGCGGGCGGGCGCCGACGAGCAGAGCCACGTTCGCGCCGTCGAAGGCGACGTTCGCGTCGTCGGTGATGTCGATGCCGTCCAGCAGCGGGAAGGCGCAGTCGTCCAGCTCCATCGCGGTGCCCTCGGCGGCCTTCACGGCCGGCGGGATCTCCAGGAGGCGCAGCCTGACCGGCACGTTGGGGCCGAGCAGGTGGCCGGAGGCGATGCGGAAGAGCAGCGCGTAACCGATCTGCCCGGCAGCGCCGGTGACGGTGACATTGACGGGAGTGCGGGTCATGTGGCGGTCTCCGTAGTACTGATGGTGGCGTCGGGTCTCCCCTTCAGCGCAGCACTTGGAGGAGGCTCCCTGCCCTTACTGGCGGGTCTCTCGACGTAGAGAGACCCGGCGTCAGGCTATCCGACGCCCTCCCTGCACACGAGGCAGCCGCCCGCTCAGGAGGGGGAGCGGCGGGCGGCTGCCGGGTGTGGCACACCCGTGGGGGGTTGCATGTTCGCCTGCCCGGACTCCGGGGGACCATGCGTGCGACTTCGCGGAAACGTCGCACAGGGTGACGAACGTCACTTCCGGGTGCGTCGGGGCCCGTACGACGACGGGCGCACCTCAGTCGATGACGAAGTGGACGATGTCGTCCAGGATCGGGATGTTCAGCCACGGGTCGGGCTGAGCCATCATCGCCAGCAGCGTGATGCCGACGCCCAGCACGCCGTACGTGGCCACGTCGGTGAACCGGGACCGCACCGCCAGCATGCCGACCGACGGCAGCCACCAGCGAAGCAGCCCCGCGCCGAGCACGGTCAGGCCGATCGTGAGGGCGCCCCCGCGGAACGAGCCGAGGGAGACCAGCAGACCGACCAGCACGCCCGTCGCGACGGCCAGCATCGGCCACTGCCGGGCCGGCGCCGGGGCGTCGCCCGGCGCTGCGCGCCCGCCGCCCTCGGGGCGCGCGGTGTCCCGGGTGAAGACCGGGAACCGGCGCGACCGCTGCGGCTCCGGCCCCGTCGCGGAGGGCGCCTCGCCGGCCGACTCCGACGCGGACGTCCTGTCGTCGGTCCCCATGTGCCTCGTCACCTCTTCTCCTCGTTCCTCTCGCGCCGCAGGGAGTGCTCAGGCCGCGACGGCGGCCTGCCGCTCCGCGGCCTCGACGACGTTCTGGAGCAGCAGCGCCCGCGTCATCGGGCCGACGCCGCCGGGGTTCGGCGACAGCCAGCCCGCGACCTCGGCCACCCCGGGGTGCACGTCTCCGACGATCTTGCCGTTCTCGTCCCGGCTCACACCGACGTCCAGCACGGCCGCGCCCGGCTTGACGTCCTCGGGCTTGATCAGGTGCGGCACGCCGGCAGCGGCCACCACGATGTCGGCGCGGCGGAGCTGCGCGGGCATGTCGCGGGTGCCGGTGTGGCACTGCGTCACCGTCGCGTTCTCCGAGCGGCGGGTGAGCAGCAGCGGCAGCGAACGGCCGACGGTGATGCCGCGGCCGACGACGACCACGTCGGCGCCGTCGACCTGCACCTCGTGCCTCCGCAGCAGCGACAGGATGCCGTTGGGTGTGCAGGGCAGCGGCGCCGGCTCGTTCAGCACCAAGCGGCCGAGGTTGGTGGGGTGCAGGCCGTCGGCGTCCTTGGCCGGGTCCATGAGCGCCAGGACGCGGTTCACGTCGATGCCACGGGGGAGCGGCAGCTGCACGATGTACCCGGTGCAGGCCGGGTCCTCGTTCAGCTCGCGCACCACCGCCTCGATCTCCTGCTGGGTGGCGGTGGCGGGCAGGGTGCGCTGGATGGAGGCGATGCCGACCTGCCCGCAGTCGCGGTGCTTGCCCGCGACGTACTTCTGGCTGCCGACGTCCTCCCCGACGAGCAGCGTGCCCAGACCGGGCGTCACGCCGCGGGACCTGAGGGTGTCGACCCGGGTGGCGAGTTCGGACTTGATCGCGGACGCGGTGGCCTTGCCATCGAGAATCTGGGCGCTCATGACGTCCATTCTCCCGGATCGGCGACCGTCGGCTCCACTCGCGCCGCGCCTCGGGTGCACCCGGCGCGCCGGGTGCACCCGAAAGGGGACAACGCAGGCGGGCCGCGTCTCAGATTCGCCACATTTGCCGATCTTGACTGGACAGCCTCTTGCGCGCCCACCACGATGGAGGATCGGCGCCGCCGTCCCCACGGTCAGGCGCCGGTCGTATCGGGGGAGATCGTCGTGCGCAGCGCGCACCACTCGCACCGCTCACGCCTCACGCAGTCCGCTGCGGGGCGGGACGCGTGCCGGTGGCTCCCCGGAGCCCTCGGCACCGCCGCGCCGTCTGCACCTTCGGAGGACACCGCTCGTGAGCTACCCACCCCAGCCGGGTCAGGACCCGACCTCGGCCGGGCCGCCGTACGCCGACAGGCCGCCCTGGCCAAGACGGGCGGCCCCGGTTGGCGCATCGCCACCATCGTGCTGGGCTCCCCCTCCATCCTCGGCGGAGTCTTCAGCCTGCTGACCGGTGTGGTGAACATCGCACTGGGCATCCTCATCATCGTCTTCATGTGCAAGGCCGAAGCGAAGGCCTGGTACGACCGGCCCCGGTACTGACCGCCGGGACGACCTGGAATCCCCTCAAAAAAGGAACTGCCACCATGAGTTACCCCTCCCAGCCGGGCCAGGACCCGAACAACCCGTACGCCCAGCAGCCCCAGGGCCAGCCCGGCTACGGCTCCCCCCAGCAGGACGTCGGCCTGCCCTCGTACGGCGGTGGCGCGGACCCGGCCTACGGTGCCGTCGGCGTCCCCACGACGATGCCCAGCCCGGTGAAGACCTCCCGGATCATGCTGTACGTGACGGGCGGCCTCAGCGTCGTCGGCGCGGTCCTGATGTTCATCGCCGCAGCGGCCATCGGCAGCATCGCCGACGACCCGGAGCTGCAGGGCGACGCCAACCTCGAGATGCTCAACGACCTGGGCACCGGCCTGCTCGCCGGAATGGGCGTCCTCTACCTCGCCTTCGCCGTCGCGGGCATCCTGCTGGCCGCGAAGTTCGCCAAGGGCGGCAACGGCGTGCGCATCGGCGCCATCGTCTACAGCGCGCTGGTGGCCCTGGTCGGGCTCCTGAACATCGCCTCCATCGTCAGCCTGGTCTTCGTGGTCATGGCGATCCTGGTCATCGTGTTCGTCTCGAAGGCCGACGGCAAGGCCTGGTTCGACCGCCCGCGCCACTGAGCCCATTCGACGCCCATGGCGGGCGTCCCACGGAGGTAAAGTCTCGGCCATGAGCTATCCGCCCGATCCCAACAACCCGTACGGGGCCGCCCCTTCGGGCGACTATTACGGTCAGAAGCAGCAGCCGGCACCGGGCTACGGCTACCCGCAGCAGCCGACGGCACCGGGCTACGGCTACCCCCAGCAGCAGCCGTACCCGGCGGCGCCCGGCATGCCGGGCGGGGGTCCCCAGCAGGGCATGCCCGCGCAAGCGGTCACCGCCCGTGTGCTGCTCTTCGTCGCGGGATCGCTGTGGGCGCTGATGGGTCTGCTGATGCTGATCGGCTCGCTCGCCGCGCAGTCGATGCTGGAGGAGATGGACGTCGCCGACAGCGGTGAGGCGGTCGGCGTCGGCCTGCTGCTCTTCCTGCTGTTCGGCGGTCTGGCGGCGCTGCACATCGTGCCGGCCTCGATGTTCGGCAAGGGCGGCACGGGCGCGCGGGTCACCGGCATCATCGCGTCGTCGCTGAACTCCATCGTCGCGCTGCTCGCATTGCTGGGCGGGGCGTCGGACGGCAACGCCGCGGGCGTGGTCATCTCCATCCTCTGGACGGCCACCGCCGTGGTGACCGTGATCTTCCTGGCCATGGGTCCGACCGGGGCCTGGTTCAACCGCCCCCGGTACTGACCCGCGCGTGGCCGCGTGAAGAGGCCGCCCCGGACCGTACGGTCCGGGGCGGCCTCTTCACGTGCGGCACCGTCGCGGCACGCGGCGGCCGACGGCGGCGGCCGTCAGTGGAAGAAGTGGCGGGTGCCCGTGAAGTACATGGTGACGCCGGCCGCCTGCGCGGCCTCGATCACCGCGTCGTCGCGGACCGAACCGCCGGGCTGCACGACGGCGCGGACACCGGCCGCCGTCAGCACCTGAAGGCCGTCCGGGAACGGGAAGAACGCGTCGGACGCCGCGTACGCGCCGGTGGCCCGCTCCTCCCCCGCCCGCTGCACGGCGAGCTTCGCCGAGTCGACACGGTTGACCTGCCCCATGCCGACGCCGACCGTGGCGCGGTCCTTGGCGAGCAGGATGGCGTTGGACTTCACCGCACGGCAGGCCCGCCAGGCGAAGGCGAGTTCGGCCAGCTCGTCCTCCGGCAGCGCCTCGCCGGTGGCCAGCGTCCACCGCGCCGGGTCGTCGCCGGACGCCTGGAGCCGGTCCGCGGCCTGGAGCAGCACGCCGCCGTCGATCGGCTTCATCTCGACCGGGTCGGAGGGGGCCTCCGCACAGCGCAGCACCCGGATGTTCTTCTTCCGCGTCAGCGCCTCGACCGCGCCCTCCGCGTAGCCGGGCGCGACGACGACCTCGGTGAAGATCCCGGCGACCTGCTCCGCCATCTCCTTCGACACGGGCCGGTTGACGGCGATGACCCCGCCGTACGCGGACAGCGGGTCGCAGGCGTGGGCCTTGCGGTGCGCCTCGGCGACGTCCGACCCGGTCGCGATGCCGCAGGGATTGGCGTGCTTGATGATCGCGACGCACGGCTCGGCGTGGTCGTGGGCGGCACGGCGGGCGGCCTCGGTGTCCACGTAGTTGTTGTAGGACATCTCCTTGCCGTGCAGCTGCTCGGCCTGTGCCAGACCACCGTTGCCGGTGGCGTAGAGCGCCGCCGGCTGGTGCGGGTTCTCGCCGTAACGGAGCACGGAGGTGCGCTCGTAGGTGGCGCCGAAGAACTCGGGGAACGCGGTCGGTTCGCCGGGCTCGTTCTCGCTGGAGCCGCCCGCCGCGTAGCCGGCGGCGAACCAGGTGGCGACGGCCACGTCGTACGCAGCCGTGTGCTGGAACGCCTCGGCGGCCAGCCGCTTGCGCTGGTGCAGGGTGAAGCCGCCGTCCCCCACGGCCGCGAGCACGGCCCCGTAGCGGCCCGGGTTGACGACCACGGACACCGACGGGTGGTTCTTGGCGGCGGCGCGGACCATCGACGGGCCGCCGATGTCGATCTGCTCGACGCACTCGTCCGGGGTGGCGCCGGAGGCGACCGTCTCGCGGAACGGGTAGAGGTTCACGACGACCAGCTCGAACGGCTCCACGCCCAGCTCGGCGAGCTGGCTGCGGTGCTCCTCCAGGCGCTGGTCGGCCAGGATGCCGGCGTGGACGCGGGGGTGCAGCGTCTTGACGCGGCCGGCCAGGCACTCGGGGAAGCCGGTCAGCTCCTCGACGCCGGTGACCGGCACCCCCGCGTCGGCGATGCGGCGGGCGGTGGAGCCGGTGGAGACGATCTGGACGCCGGCCCCGTGCAGGCCGCGGGCCAGCTCCTCCAGTCCGGTCTTGTCGTAGACGCTGACCAGCGCGCGGCGGATCGGGCGCCGGGTGCTGTCGTCGGCGGCACCGGAGGCGTTGTCAGTGGCGGTGGCGGTGGCGGTCACGGGATCAGTACCTTTCGTCCCTGGATGCGGTAGCCGTCACGGGCCAGACGCCCGACGACCTCGACGAGCAGCCGTCGCTCGACTTCCTTGATCCGTTCGTGCAGCGCGGCTCCCCCGTCGGCGTGGTCCTCCTCGGTGACCTCGACCACGCCCTGGGCGATGATCGGGCCCGTGTCGACGCCGTCGTCGACGAAGTGGACGGTGCAGCCGGTGACCTTGACGCCGTACTCCAGGGCGTCGCGCACGCCGTGCGCACCGGGGAAGCTGGGGAGCAGTGCGGGGTGCGTGTTGACGAACCGACCGCCGAACCGCGCCAGGAAGGCCGGTCCCACGATCTTCATGAAGCCCGCCGATACCACCAGGTCCGGCTCGTGGGCGGCGGTCGCCTCGGCCAGCGCCCGGTCCCAGGCGTCGCGGTCGGCGTGGTCGCGGACGCGGCAGACGAAGGTTGGCAGGCCGGCACGCTCGGCGCGGTCCAGTGCGGCGATCCCGCCCCGGTCGGCTCCCACGGCCACCACCTCGGCGCCGTACGCGTCGACGCCGTGCGCCGCGACCTCGTCCAGCAGCGCCTGGAGATTGGTGCCGGAACCGGAGACGAGCACGACGAGACGGGCGGGACGGTTCCGGTGCGCTGCCACGGCGGTGCACTTTCTGGCGAGGCGGAAAAGGAGGTTCGAGTCGGCGAGACGCTTCGTAGGGACCCACAAGTACATGGGGCACCGGTTTCCGGGGAACTCTACGAACCGGTCGACCGTCGGCAACGATACCGGCACCCTTCCGGACCCTCGCGGGACGGGGGCGCGTGGGGCAGGTAGCGTCGGGCGGGTAGGGCCCGCCCGGCACGGAGAGAAGCAGGGGAAGACACACACCACATGACCGACCGACGCCGCCGCACGGCCCACGCCGACACCGACCCCTCGCGCGAGGACAACCCCTTCGCCGCTCCGCCCGAGGGCCGTCCCGACCGGCCCTGGCAGCCGCGCCGGCCCAAGGGCGACGACGACCGGGAAGGCCGGGGAGACGGCGGGCCGGGCGGGGACACCGGCGCCGGGCCCGGCGAAGGGCCGGGGTCTTCGGGGCCGCACGGGTCGCAGGGTTCTCAGGGGTCGCCGTGGGGCGGGCGCTGGAGCACGCAGCAGCCCGGTCGCCAGGACGGCGGCTTCGGCGGGCCGCGCCGCCCGGACCAGGGCGGCGACGGCGGCCGGAAGACTCCCGGCATGCGCTGGGACCCCACCGACCCCAAGCAGCGGCACGCGCGCTATGCCCTGCACGGCGGCATCTGGGGCCTGTTCTTCGCAGTGCTCGGCCAGTTCGAGATCGGACTGCTGCTCGGTGCCCTGTCGGTGTACTGGGGCGTGAGCGCGCTGCGCGGCCCGTCGAGCGTGCGGTCCGCAGCGTCGGCTCACGCCACCGCGGAGGATGTGGCGGGCACGGACCGCACGGGTGGCGGGGGCGGTGCTTCCCGCCCGGCGGGCACGGAGCTCACCGTCACCCCTGCGCAGGCCGCGAAGGCCCGGCGGGCGGCTGCGATCAGCGGCCTGGTCGCGGGCGGGCTGGCGCTGCTGAGCGTCGTCGGCGGCTTCACCCAGCGGATGGTGTACGAGGAGTACTACACCTGCCGGCAGGACGCGCTGACGCAGGCGGCGCGTGAGCAGTGCGAGGACCTGCCGGACGACCAGGTGCCGTTCTGGCTGGGCGAGCAGCCCTCCGGGCAGTAGCGCCCGGGGCGGGTCAGTCGCCCCGTTCCCGGTCTCCGTCCCGTCCACGGGGCGAGAAGTCGTTCATCAGGCCGCCGGACGCGGCTTTCAGCGCCGCCCACCGGGACCGGCGCGCGCCCGTGTCGTGCCAGGCCGGATCGTCGACCCCGGGCACGTCGCCGCGGCGCAGCCGCATCCGCATCCGCATCCGCATCCGCCGGCGAACGTTCTCGGCGAACGCGCCGCGTGCGCGCAGGCGCCACGCCCGCAGGCCCAGCGCCGTCGGCACGCCGAACACCGCCGTCCACGCCGCTGCCGCGGCACCGGTCGCCCACCAGGTCGGCCCGACGTGCGCCAGCGCCCCCTTGCCGAGAGCACCCGAGGCGAGCGCGGCCAGCGCCGCCAGCACCGCCCCGCAGAGCACTGCGGCGGCGCACACCGTGAGCGCCGTCTCGCGCGCGTCGAGGGTGTCCTCGACCCCGTATCCCCGGGGCAGCGGGGCGGCCACCGGGGCGGCGTCCCGGCCCGCGCACACCCCGGCCGCGAGCCCGGCGGCCACCGGAAGCGCCACGGCGGCCCAGGTCAGCGGCGTGCCAGGGATGCCCGTCGGCAGCGCCGCGAACAGCGGGAAGGACACCGGCAGCGCACCGCCGTCGGCTGACGTCGCGAACGGGCCCACCATGCCCGCCGCGCCGAGCGCGAACCCGGGACCGAGCCCGTACGACGCGGCCCAGATCACGGCGTTCGGCAGCAGGGCGAGGGCCAGCAGCACCACCGCCGTCCGGCCCGGCCCGTTCCCGCTGAGGCGTTCCACGGCCGCCCATACCTCCTCGCCGTGCAGGCCGAGGACCAGCAGCGTCAGCACCAGGCCGCCGCCGAGGAGCAGCGCGACGCTCAGTCCGGCCGCGCGCAGGGCCGGACCGGCGCAGGCCTCCGTCGCGCCGCGGAGGGCCGGTCCGGGGCGGCCCAGAAACACCCAGACCACGACCGTCGCGACGGCGGACGCGGTGCCCGCCGACCACACCACCGCGCCGAGCGGATCGGCCCGGAGCGGTCCGTCGTGGGCGTAGAGGGCGACGGCGGTCCCGGCGAGCAGGTAGCCGGCGACCACCGTGGCGGCGATCCGTACGGCCCCGGCCCGGTCGGGGGACGTGTTGGTCCGGTCGAAGGACGCGTCCGCGCGGGCGGGGAAGGCGTCCGCGAGGGCGTTGCGCACGGCACGGCTGATCAGCCAGAGCGGCAGCGCAGCCGCCAGCAGCGGTGTCAGGTCCACCGGGACGGCTTCGCCGGTGACGGTGCTGGTCCGGACGAGGCCGGCGCCGTGAGCGGCCAGCCACAGCCCGGCGGCGACGTGCAGAGCAGCCTCCGGCCCGCCCTGCGGTGCGGGAGAGGCGATCCAGAGCAGCAGGACGACGACGGCCAGCAGCCCGAGGCCCAGCGCGGCGGCGATCAGCCCGCCCAGCAGCCGTGCGGCATGCGGCCGCCAGCCCCGCCGCGAGCCCTCGGGAGGGGCCGCCCGGCGCGGCGCACGCGCGCGGGGTGCCGCTTGAGGGGCTGTGCCGTCGGCTGGTCCGTCCGGGTGGGGCGGGGAGGGCCGCTGGATCTGGTGACTCACGGCGCCATGCTGCCAAGACGTGCCGTTTTCACGACGGATGGCATGCTTCGTCGTGGTGTCGCATCTCATGCGGAGAGAACTCTTTTCACACAGTATGTCTGATGATCCCGGAGGTGGGACCCGAGAGCGACCAACCGCTGTGTGAAGAGGTACCTATGACGGTGCGACAGGCGTGGGGGACCGACCGGAGGCGCCCCTGCCGCGCGCGCCCCGCCGGGCAGGCACAGGCCGCCTTCGACCTGCTCCACCTGCGCCACGCCACGCCGTTCACCCGCCAGGCCTACCTGCTGTGCGGCCATCCCGGGATCGCAGAACGCGCCGTCACCCACGCCTTCCGCACCGCCTGGGAACACTGGCCGGAGGTCGCCGGGGACCGCGACCCGGCCGGTTGGGTGCGGCTCGTGGCCTACGACTACGCGCTGTCGCCGTGGCACGGGCTCGTACCCGGACGCCGCACCCTCCCGGCGCATCCCGGCCCGCCCGCGGACCGCGCCCTGCTGGCCGGGCTCCTCGCTCTGCCCCGCCCGTACCGGCGATGCCTGCTGCTGCACGACGGTCTGGGGCTGGACCTGGCCGCCACCGCCGCCGAGACGGAGGCGAGCACCGCGGCGACCCGTGGGCGCCTCGCCCATGCGCGGGAGATGCTCGCGGCGCGCGTGCCGGAACTGGGTGACGCCCGCGCCGAGCGCCGCGTGCCTCTGCTCGCCCACCGGCTGGGGCTGCTGCTGGCCGCCCCGCACGTCCGCACTCCGCTCCCTGCCGCTCACGTGCGCGAAGACTGTGAGCGGACCAGCCGGCAGCGCACGGGAGCAGCATGGGGGCTGATCGCCGTGGTGGCCGCCGCCGTGACGGTGGCGCTGGCCGCGCCGGAGCAGGGAGGCGCCGAGCCGGGGCCGACGGAGGACGCCCGCAACGGCGGGGTCGCGCCCACGGCGTCGCCCTCCCCCACCATGTCGGCCCCGGGACCCGCGCCGGGCGTCGTGCCCGGGGCGGCGTATCTGCCGGAGGTGCGGTCGGGGAACTACCGGGTGCACCTGGTCGAGCGGGACGGGTGGGCGACCGTCCAGCCGCAGGCGAGTCCCACCGGCCCGGCGAAGAAGGCCGGTCCGGCGAAAAGCTGACGGGCCCGCACCCCGAGGGTGCGGGCCCGTTCACGCGTGCGACGGCCGGTGGTCAGCCGTTCAGCAGCTCGCGCGCCAGGCGCGCGGTCTCGGACGGGGTCTTGCCGACCTTCACGCCCGCGGCCTCCAGGGCCTCCTTCTTCGCCTGCGCGGTGCCGGAGGAACCGGACACGATCGCACCGGCGTGGCCCATCGTCTTGCCCTCGGGAGCGGTGAAGCCCGCGACGTAGCCGACGACCGGCTTGGAGACGTTCTCCTTGATGAAGTCCGCCGCGCGCTCCTCGGCGTCGCCGCCGATCTCACCGATCATGACGATCAGGTCGGTGTCGGCGTCGGCCTCGAACGCCTGCAGGGCGTCGATGTGGGTGGTGCCGATGACCGGGTCGCCACCGATGCCGACGCAGGTGGAGAAGCCGATGTCCCGCAGCTCGTACATCATCTGGTACGTCAGCGTGCCGGACTTCGAGACCAGCCCGATGCGGCCCGGCTTGGTGATGTCGGCCGGGATGATGCCGGCGTTCGACTGCCCGGGAGTGATCAGACCCGGGCAGTTCGGACCCACGATGCGGGTCTTGTTGCCCTTCTGCGTCGCGTAGGCCCAGAAGCTCGCGGAGTCGTGCACCGCGATGCCCTCGGTGATCACCACGGCGAGCGGGATCTCGGCGTCGATGGCCTCGACGACCGCGCTCTTGGTGAACTTCTCCGGCACGAAGATGACGGTGACGTCCGCGCCGGTGGCCTCCATGGCCTCCTTGACGCCACCGAACACCGGGACCTCGGTGCCGTCGAAGTCGACGGTGGTGCCCGCCTTGCGCGGGTTGACGCCGCCGACGATGTGGGTGCCCGACGCCAGCATGCGCTTGGTGTGCTTCTGGCCTTCGGAGCCGGTCATCCCCTGGACGATGACCTTGCTTTCCTTGGTGAGGAAGATAGCCATGTTCTTGTGCGTCCTCGTCCCTTACTTGGCGGCCAGCTCGGCGGCCTTGTCGGCCGCTCCGTCCATCGTGTCGACCTGCTGCACCAGCGGGTGGGCGGCATCGGTCAGGATCTTGCGGCCCAGCTCGGCGTTGTTGCCGTCCAGACGCACGACCAGCGGCTTGTTCACGTCCTCGCCCTTGGACTTGAGGAGTTCCAGGGCCTGAACGATGCCGTTGGCGACCGCGTCGCAGGCGGTGATGCCGCCGAAGACGTTGACGAACACGGACCGGACGTCCGGGTCGCCGAGGATGATCTCCAGGCCGTTCGCCATCACCTCGGCGGAGGCGCCGCCGCCGATGTCCAGGAAGTTGGCCGGCTTCACGTTGCCGTGGGCCTCGCCCGCGTACGCGACGACGTCGAGGGTGGACATGACCAGGCCCGCGCCGTTGCCGATGATGCCGACCTGGCCCTCGAGCTTGACGTAGTTCAGGCCCTTGGCCTTGGCGGCGGCCTCGAGCGGGTTGGCCGCGGCCTTGTCCTCGAGCGCGGCGTGGTCGGGCTGCCGGAACTCGGCGTTCTCGTCCAGCGACACCTTGCCGTCCAGCGCGATGACCTTGCCGTCACCGGTCTTGACCAGCGGGTTCACCTCGACCAGGAGGGCGTCCTCCTTGATGAAGACGTCCCACAGCTTCCGCAGGACGTTCACCACCTGGTCGTGCAGCTCGACCGGGAACTTCGCGGCCTCGACGATCTCGCGGGCCTTGGCCTCGGTCACGCCCTCGATCGCGTCCACCGGGATCTTGGCGAGGGCCTCGGGCTTGGTCGCCGCGACCTCCTCGATCTCGACACCGCCCTCGACGGAGGCCATGGCCAGGAAGGTGCGGTTGGTGCGGTCGAGGAGGAAGGAGACGTAGTACTCCTCGGCGATGTCGGCGGTCTGCGCCAGCATCACCTTGTGGACCGTGTGGCCCTTGATGTCCATCCCCAGGATGGCCCGGGCCTTCTCTACAGCGTCGTCGGCGTCGGAGGCCAGCTTCACGCCGCCCGCCTTGCCGCGGCCGCCGGTCTTCACCTGCGCCTTGACGACCGCGCGACCGCCGAGTCGCTCAGTCACCTCGCGCGCCGCTTCGGGCGTGTCGATGACTTCACCGGCCAGCACCGGTACGTCATGCTTGGCGAAGATGTCCCTCGCCTGGTACTCGAACAGGTCCACGCGCGTACGTCCCCTTAATCAGTGGTATCGCGGTCGTTGTCAGCGTGGGCGTGCCGCGTGGCCGCGGCGTCACCGATGGCGCGCGGCATGTCCGCCTTGCAGG encodes the following:
- a CDS encoding DUF3017 domain-containing protein, which translates into the protein MGTDDRTSASESAGEAPSATGPEPQRSRRFPVFTRDTARPEGGGRAAPGDAPAPARQWPMLAVATGVLVGLLVSLGSFRGGALTIGLTVLGAGLLRWWLPSVGMLAVRSRFTDVATYGVLGVGITLLAMMAQPDPWLNIPILDDIVHFVID
- a CDS encoding malate dehydrogenase — protein: MTRTPVNVTVTGAAGQIGYALLFRIASGHLLGPNVPVRLRLLEIPPAVKAAEGTAMELDDCAFPLLDGIDITDDANVAFDGANVALLVGARPRTKGMERGDLLEANGGIFKPQGKAINDHAADDVKVLVVGNPANTNALIAQAAAPDVPAERFTAMTRLDHNRALSQLAKKTGAPVSEIRKLTIWGNHSATQYPDIFHAEVAGKNAAEAVGDEKWLADDFIPTVAKRGAAIIDARGASSAASAANAAIDHVHTWVNGTPDGDWTSMGIPSDGSYGVPEGLISSFPVTCSGGTYEIVQGLEVNDFSRARIDASVQELADEREAVRGLGLL
- a CDS encoding bifunctional methylenetetrahydrofolate dehydrogenase/methenyltetrahydrofolate cyclohydrolase, coding for MSAQILDGKATASAIKSELATRVDTLRSRGVTPGLGTLLVGEDVGSQKYVAGKHRDCGQVGIASIQRTLPATATQQEIEAVVRELNEDPACTGYIVQLPLPRGIDVNRVLALMDPAKDADGLHPTNLGRLVLNEPAPLPCTPNGILSLLRRHEVQVDGADVVVVGRGITVGRSLPLLLTRRSENATVTQCHTGTRDMPAQLRRADIVVAAAGVPHLIKPEDVKPGAAVLDVGVSRDENGKIVGDVHPGVAEVAGWLSPNPGGVGPMTRALLLQNVVEAAERQAAVAA
- the purN gene encoding phosphoribosylglycinamide formyltransferase, yielding MPVSLPTVDRFVEFPGNRCPMYLWVPTKRLADSNLLFRLARKCTAVAAHRNRPARLVVLVSGSGTNLQALLDEVAAHGVDAYGAEVVAVGADRGGIAALDRAERAGLPTFVCRVRDHADRDAWDRALAEATAAHEPDLVVSAGFMKIVGPAFLARFGGRFVNTHPALLPSFPGAHGVRDALEYGVKVTGCTVHFVDDGVDTGPIIAQGVVEVTEEDHADGGAALHERIKEVERRLLVEVVGRLARDGYRIQGRKVLIP
- the purH gene encoding bifunctional phosphoribosylaminoimidazolecarboxamide formyltransferase/IMP cyclohydrolase; this encodes MTATATATDNASGAADDSTRRPIRRALVSVYDKTGLEELARGLHGAGVQIVSTGSTARRIADAGVPVTGVEELTGFPECLAGRVKTLHPRVHAGILADQRLEEHRSQLAELGVEPFELVVVNLYPFRETVASGATPDECVEQIDIGGPSMVRAAAKNHPSVSVVVNPGRYGAVLAAVGDGGFTLHQRKRLAAEAFQHTAAYDVAVATWFAAGYAAGGSSENEPGEPTAFPEFFGATYERTSVLRYGENPHQPAALYATGNGGLAQAEQLHGKEMSYNNYVDTEAARRAAHDHAEPCVAIIKHANPCGIATGSDVAEAHRKAHACDPLSAYGGVIAVNRPVSKEMAEQVAGIFTEVVVAPGYAEGAVEALTRKKNIRVLRCAEAPSDPVEMKPIDGGVLLQAADRLQASGDDPARWTLATGEALPEDELAELAFAWRACRAVKSNAILLAKDRATVGVGMGQVNRVDSAKLAVQRAGEERATGAYAASDAFFPFPDGLQVLTAAGVRAVVQPGGSVRDDAVIEAAQAAGVTMYFTGTRHFFH